The region TGGTTAGTATTCGGAGGGTGTGGTAGTGCAGTATTTGCAGCCGGTGTTCCCGACATTGGTATAGGATTATTAGGCGTAGCATTAGCCTTCGGGTTAACAGTTGTTACAATGGCATATGCCGTTGGTCATATTTCCGGAGGTCATTTTAATCCTGCCGTTTCTTTCGGGCTTTTAGCTGGTGGAAGATTTAGTGCAAAGGATCTTGTTCCTTATATTATTGCTCAGGTATTGGGAGCGGCAGCGGCAGCTGGTTGTCTTTACATTATCCTGAATGGTGCCGGTGCATTTTCTGCTGAAGGACCGGGCGCATTTGCAACCAACTTCTACGATATGCCAGGTTATAACGGAAGAAGTTATTCTATGGGAGCAGCTTTCCTTGCGGAGTTTTTACTAACAGCTTTTTTCCTGATTATTATTATGGGAGCAACAGATAAATGGGCTAATGGTAAATTTGCAGGATTGGCAATTGGTTTAGGTTTAACATTAATTCACCTGATTTCAATTCCGATTACCAATACTTCTGTTAACCCGGCAAGATCTACTTCTCAGGCTTTATTTGTAGGCGGAGTAGCATTACAGCAATTATGGTTGTTCTGGGTAGCGCCAATTCTTGGTGGTATTGCCGGAGGACTAATCTATAAGTTCCTACTTCAGCGTGATGGTGGAGAAGAAATTGCTAACTAAGCAGTAAGAAAATATTGAATATCAAAAAAGACCTTCTGAAAAGAGGGTCTTTTTGATTATTAAGAATAATAAATGATCAAATATTTTTAGCTTACCAAAAGACTGCAGCCCCTGATATCTGAGTGGTCTATTCTTCCCAGAACCTGAAACTTTCTTTTACCAGCTGCGTCAATATCAAAACGCCCCAAATCTTGAGTGGCAATAAATGCACAGCTATGTTTATTGGCTAAGTCAATAATATTAATGGCTCCGGTGCGCCCTTCATCTACGTACGAAAACGGATCTTCTGTATTGCGAATCAGAATCCGCATCCAGTTCGGTGTTTCGTATTTATTATTCCCTTTTGAATAAGCCTGCGATAACAATTCGGTCATGCTATACTCAGAGTAAATTTTCTCAGTACCAAAACCTGTTTGTAATTCCTGAAGAAGCTGATCTTTTGTGATCTCTTCTTTTCTTCCTTTCATTCCTCCGGTTTCTATAACTATACCATTGTGAATTTTAAAGTTGGTTACACTAAGTTGTTGAAGGCTATCTAAGAAATCCAATAAAGCGAAAGAAACTCCAAATACAATGTATTTTTTCTGTTCCTTTTCCAGATGTTGAATTTGCTTTAAAAGATCTTCATGATTATATAAAAAGTAACCATTTTCAGGCTGATTAGAAACTTTCATCAGGTAATCGACCATATAGACCAACGAAGAGTTCTGCCTTTCCAGATAATTGGGCAGAAGTCCCAGAAAAACAAAGTCTTCAGGTTTACCAATAAATTGTTCAAAACTTTTATAAAGACTTTCCTCGTATAGCCCGGCATCACAAATCCAATGTTTGGAAAGATTCATTTGTGTAGTACCACTGCTTTGAAAATAAAATTGAGGTTCTTTGTTCTGATCAATTACTGTATGATTTTTAAACATTTCTATTGGTAGAAAAGGAATATCTTTTACCTGAGTAATTTCCTCGGGTTTGATATTCAGATAATCTGTAAATTTTCTGTAAACTTCAATATTTTGATACTGATAGCGAAATGTTTCCAGACAAGCCTGTGTGAAATCCTCTTCTGTTTTTATATTAAAAATGTCTAACTCCATAATACTAATGTCAAAAACGTTACAAATTTACGAAGTTTTTACGGGAGCTATGAGGTTTTTAGAATTTGCTTTATTACTGGCTCACCTTAGTTGGTAATTTCTACGGGGGCATGTTTTATCCTTCGTAGGTTTTTAATTCAAAATGATCTCCGTCGAAAACACCATAAGTGAAATAGCCAATCCAGTCACCAAGGTTAATGTATTTTGATTGCCCGGAATTCAGGTCCAGTACCATTGGTAAGTGGCGGTGTCCGAAAATGAAATAATCGATCTTTTCAGTTTTTAATTTTTCCTTGGCGTAGATAATCAGGAACTCTTTGTCTTCACCCAGAAATTCTTTGTCCTCTTCACCGCTAATCATTTTATTTTTCTGAGAAAGATATAGCGCTATCCTCATGGCGATATCGGGGTGTAGCCATTTGAAAAACCATTGTGCTACAGGATTGGTGAAAAGTTTTTTCATTCTTTTATAACCTTTGTCTCCGGGGCCTAGTCCGTCGCCATGGGCTAAAAGAAAGTGCTTACCTGAAATTTCGTAGTATTTTTTTGTGAAATAAACCGGAACTTCCAGTTCATCTTCAAAATAAGATTTCATCCACAAATCGTGGTTGCCTACAAAAAAGTAAAGTTCTATTCCGCTGTCTTTTAATTCGGCAAGTTTGCCTAAAAGTCTTACATAGCCTTTAGGAATTACATGTTGCCATTCGTGCCAGAAATCAAAAAGATCACCCATCAGGAAAAGTACCTGTGCATCTTTCTTTATATCGTCCAGCCAGCGGATGAATTTTGCTTCACGAACTTTACTTTCTTTAGGAGTGGGAGCTCCAAAGTGTTGGTCGGAAGCGAAATATATTTTTTTACCTTCTTGTAAATCAATTTTCATAAAAATTAATTTTCAGATTGATCTTCGGCAAACCATTCTCCATAAGAGTTTTCGGTTTCATGAAGCTTAAGATAAGCAAGCGAAATGTCCGAAGGAAGTTTTGCCTGGACTTTTGCAGCAATTTCATACAGCATATTTTCACAAGTAGGCTGAAAACTGCAGTAAATAACTTTATGTCCTCTTCCTTCAAGCTCGTTTCCCAGTTCTTTATGTGGAGAATTTGCATTGATTAATACTGCATGATCCCAGATGTCTACAACTTCCTCATTTACAATTTTTTTGATATCACCGAAATCTACAACCATACCATTTTTAGGATTGTCTAAATCGTTAACAGGCTTCCCCTTTACGGTAACAAATAACTTGTAGGAATGTCCATGCATGTTTTTACATTTACCATCATAATTGTAAAGTACATGAGCAGTTTCAAACGTGAAAATCTTGGTAATACGAATCATGTGGCAAAGATACGAATATGAGTTGAGAGTTGACAGTAAAGCCTGTAAGTTACATGAAAGTGTTGCCCTGAATATAAGGGCGGGGTAATGTCATTTGATTTTTCATGTATCCGGACCCACTGTCAACATCAACTCGCTCAAACTAATAACTGAAAACTAACTTCAAAGCAAAGTTTCTTCCCATATTATAAATGCCTCTGTGTCCCGTATTTACAGTTTCCTGTGGTTCGAAATATTTTAGCCTGCTAAGATGTGACTGATAGGCTCTGTCAAAAACATTGTTGACTTGTAAATTGCACATCAGACTGCTTTTGTTTCCTACTTTCCATTCTGATGAGATTCCGATGTTCATCAGAAAATATGAAGCGGTATAAGATTCAGTCTGATTCAGTCCAAGATATCTGTTCTGTGCGGCGTTATATTCTGCTTCTAACATCGGAGTAATATTCTTCCAGTTATTTTTCCTGAGTGTGAAATTTTTCTCCAGTTTACCTAACCATTTTAAAGGTGCTATTAAAGGCAAATATTCTCCGTTTGTACCTTTGTCTTTGAATTCCGGGTTTTTATTAAAGCCATACACCAATGCGATACTATTGCTTAGTGTCCATCCTTTTAAAGCTTGCGGGTGCAGGGCAAAGTATGCTTCTAATCCATATAGTCGGGCTTTTGCCTGTTGATATTGATAAGTGCGATTTCCCTGTGCATCAGTTTGTGGTTTCCCATCTTTGTCCAATAGCATGGTAAGGTAAATAAAGTTGTCCATATTGTTATTGAATGCATTAATTTCTCCGGAGAAATCACGATAACTGGCAATAAGACTTAAATCCTGTTGGAATGAAAATTCAGGGTCGAAGCTTTTATTTCCTAAATAAATAATGTGAGCTCCCGGGTCCAGTCCGTTTGAAGCCATTTCTGTAATATTTGGTGCACGGTATGCTCTTCCGATATTGGCTTTTATATACAACTGTGAAGCCAGTTTGTAACTTGCTCCCAAACTAGCGGATATACCATTGAATTTTTTCTGGTAGGCAGTAAACTGATGATTTGCGTCTGGTGTGCCTGCAGAAACCTGTCTGTCAAAACCTGTGGCGGGATCAGCTGCAACATAGAAGTCGTCCCAACGAAGATTTCTATGATCATATCTAACGCCTCCGCTCACATTCCAACGGTTCTTGGACCACTTTGCAAAAGCAAAAACTCCTGTGTCTGTCAAGTTGTAGTCAGGAATTGGAAAGTCTGTAGCATCTTTATTTTTATTATTCTGCAACATTCCGTTTGCCCCGACGCTAAATTCAAAGTTTCCGGTATTGTTTGGAATATATCTGAAACTATAATTTAAGGTGTTTAGTCTTACAAACATTCCGGCCTGAGATGTCAGAGTAGGGTGGTTGTATTCTATTCTGTTATTTCTTTGGTAACCAACGTTAGCATAAAAATCACCAATGGATGTTTCATAATGGTTATTGGTATAAATTCTCAGATGTCGTATGTTCTGATGTAATGGCGACAGAC is a window of Elizabethkingia anophelis R26 DNA encoding:
- the aqpZ gene encoding aquaporin Z, with the translated sequence MKKLFAEFFGTFWLVFGGCGSAVFAAGVPDIGIGLLGVALAFGLTVVTMAYAVGHISGGHFNPAVSFGLLAGGRFSAKDLVPYIIAQVLGAAAAAGCLYIILNGAGAFSAEGPGAFATNFYDMPGYNGRSYSMGAAFLAEFLLTAFFLIIIMGATDKWANGKFAGLAIGLGLTLIHLISIPITNTSVNPARSTSQALFVGGVALQQLWLFWVAPILGGIAGGLIYKFLLQRDGGEEIAN
- a CDS encoding LuxE/PaaK family acyltransferase produces the protein MELDIFNIKTEEDFTQACLETFRYQYQNIEVYRKFTDYLNIKPEEITQVKDIPFLPIEMFKNHTVIDQNKEPQFYFQSSGTTQMNLSKHWICDAGLYEESLYKSFEQFIGKPEDFVFLGLLPNYLERQNSSLVYMVDYLMKVSNQPENGYFLYNHEDLLKQIQHLEKEQKKYIVFGVSFALLDFLDSLQQLSVTNFKIHNGIVIETGGMKGRKEEITKDQLLQELQTGFGTEKIYSEYSMTELLSQAYSKGNNKYETPNWMRILIRNTEDPFSYVDEGRTGAINIIDLANKHSCAFIATQDLGRFDIDAAGKRKFQVLGRIDHSDIRGCSLLVS
- a CDS encoding UDP-2,3-diacylglucosamine diphosphatase, which encodes MKIDLQEGKKIYFASDQHFGAPTPKESKVREAKFIRWLDDIKKDAQVLFLMGDLFDFWHEWQHVIPKGYVRLLGKLAELKDSGIELYFFVGNHDLWMKSYFEDELEVPVYFTKKYYEISGKHFLLAHGDGLGPGDKGYKRMKKLFTNPVAQWFFKWLHPDIAMRIALYLSQKNKMISGEEDKEFLGEDKEFLIIYAKEKLKTEKIDYFIFGHRHLPMVLDLNSGQSKYINLGDWIGYFTYGVFDGDHFELKTYEG
- a CDS encoding 6-pyruvoyl trahydropterin synthase family protein, which gives rise to MIRITKIFTFETAHVLYNYDGKCKNMHGHSYKLFVTVKGKPVNDLDNPKNGMVVDFGDIKKIVNEEVVDIWDHAVLINANSPHKELGNELEGRGHKVIYCSFQPTCENMLYEIAAKVQAKLPSDISLAYLKLHETENSYGEWFAEDQSEN
- a CDS encoding TonB-dependent receptor — encoded protein: MKKFYVSLLVLGSQYAFSQGFRKDSLKENSIDAIVLTGLSKKTFVKDNPLPIKRITAKMMEKTNETNIIDALVQNTPGLVAVKTGPNVSKPFIRGLGYNRVLTLYDGHRQEGQQWGDEHGIEIDSYNIAQAEVIKGPSSLMYGSDAIAGIISFFPYIPVTPNTESLKATSEYQTNNGMVGAGFRWAANKNNWIIATSTSLRFAKNYRNSVDGRVYNTGFNEKNFSLLLGYQKGNNYSHFNITYYDNEQGIPDGSRNPGTRQFTKQIHEAEEDIMEERPIVSNKELNSYSLSPLHQNIRHLRIYTNNHYETSIGDFYANVGYQRNNRIEYNHPTLTSQAGMFVRLNTLNYSFRYIPNNTGNFEFSVGANGMLQNNKNKDATDFPIPDYNLTDTGVFAFAKWSKNRWNVSGGVRYDHRNLRWDDFYVAADPATGFDRQVSAGTPDANHQFTAYQKKFNGISASLGASYKLASQLYIKANIGRAYRAPNITEMASNGLDPGAHIIYLGNKSFDPEFSFQQDLSLIASYRDFSGEINAFNNNMDNFIYLTMLLDKDGKPQTDAQGNRTYQYQQAKARLYGLEAYFALHPQALKGWTLSNSIALVYGFNKNPEFKDKGTNGEYLPLIAPLKWLGKLEKNFTLRKNNWKNITPMLEAEYNAAQNRYLGLNQTESYTASYFLMNIGISSEWKVGNKSSLMCNLQVNNVFDRAYQSHLSRLKYFEPQETVNTGHRGIYNMGRNFALKLVFSY